One part of the Planctomycetaceae bacterium genome encodes these proteins:
- a CDS encoding thiamine phosphate synthase: MPSSFPQTTTPAADRILRRCRMLSAGRPVGEWAENLVLCLVLDESLAAGCLAGFGIDQETIQTGILGQRLAATSGRVDEQSVVLPAINSAKWSTAASDETDSVVNDPALISTLLDRAAAIARKSPDTEGISSEHLLMAVTQCDDPVAGQLAELGATKSAVEKHFGVASTTVREVIAVSEQLNFPADSGADFDADSGSLTSRVDRSAVFRLLDANLNRAREGLRVLEDYARFVLNSGNATRTLKELRHGLVDAEKQLRSQVTAADEPEIIRHRNTAADVGTQIMTAGERHRTGADDVVVANARRVQEALRSLEEFGKTISPSFAETMKQLRYDAYEAERLLRPAATGASSSLAMHSPNGGTDRDSTARDRHRRLQTSRVCVLLTEQFCRRPWRTVADEILEAGVDIIQLREKHLCDRELLARARWLRDATRETRCLLIVNDRIDIAAASDADGVHVGQEELAPKDARRILHTPQLVGVSTHRIDEAEAAAADGADYLGVGPIFPSSTKSFRDFPGLDYLRAAVSSVSVPCFAIGGITLNNLDQIIAAGASRVAVSSAVLSSDAPGDVVREMASRIRETGASPE; the protein is encoded by the coding sequence ATGCCCTCTTCTTTTCCACAAACGACGACTCCGGCCGCGGACCGAATTCTGCGACGGTGCCGCATGCTGTCCGCCGGTCGGCCCGTCGGTGAATGGGCGGAAAACCTGGTACTGTGCCTGGTTCTGGACGAATCGCTGGCGGCGGGCTGTCTGGCCGGATTTGGCATCGACCAAGAAACGATCCAGACCGGAATTCTGGGACAGCGACTGGCCGCGACCTCCGGACGTGTTGATGAGCAATCAGTAGTCCTTCCGGCAATCAACAGCGCTAAATGGTCGACCGCCGCGTCGGACGAAACGGACAGCGTCGTCAACGATCCGGCACTGATTTCGACGCTGCTTGACCGGGCCGCCGCGATCGCTCGCAAATCCCCGGACACCGAAGGGATTTCCAGCGAACATCTGCTGATGGCCGTGACTCAGTGCGATGACCCGGTGGCAGGTCAGCTCGCGGAACTCGGTGCGACAAAGAGTGCCGTGGAGAAACATTTCGGAGTCGCTTCGACCACGGTTCGCGAAGTCATCGCCGTGTCGGAACAGCTCAATTTTCCGGCGGATTCCGGAGCAGACTTCGACGCGGATTCCGGAAGTCTCACTTCGCGGGTTGATCGATCCGCCGTCTTCCGGCTGCTGGATGCGAATCTCAACCGCGCTCGGGAAGGACTTCGCGTGCTGGAAGATTACGCTCGCTTCGTCCTGAACAGCGGCAACGCGACTCGCACGCTGAAGGAACTGCGGCACGGCCTGGTCGACGCGGAGAAACAACTGCGATCGCAGGTCACCGCGGCAGACGAGCCGGAGATCATTCGTCATCGAAACACCGCCGCGGATGTCGGGACTCAGATCATGACGGCCGGCGAACGGCACCGCACCGGCGCCGACGATGTGGTCGTCGCGAATGCTCGTCGAGTTCAGGAAGCGCTGCGCAGCCTGGAAGAATTCGGCAAGACGATCAGTCCGTCGTTCGCCGAAACGATGAAACAACTGCGCTACGATGCGTACGAAGCGGAGCGGCTGCTGAGACCAGCGGCCACCGGCGCGTCTTCGTCGTTGGCCATGCATTCACCGAATGGCGGCACGGACCGTGACAGCACCGCCCGGGACCGTCACCGGCGGCTGCAGACTTCGCGGGTCTGCGTTCTGCTGACTGAGCAGTTTTGTCGCCGACCGTGGCGAACGGTGGCTGACGAAATTCTGGAAGCCGGCGTCGATATCATTCAACTGCGGGAAAAACATCTGTGCGATCGTGAGCTGCTGGCCCGTGCCCGCTGGCTGCGCGATGCGACTCGCGAAACCCGCTGTCTGCTGATCGTTAATGATCGAATCGACATTGCCGCGGCTTCGGATGCGGACGGAGTCCACGTCGGACAGGAAGAACTCGCGCCCAAAGACGCTCGCCGCATACTGCATACGCCGCAACTGGTGGGCGTCTCGACTCATCGGATCGACGAAGCCGAAGCGGCCGCTGCGGACGGTGCAGACTATCTGGGTGTCGGCCCGATTTTTCCTTCATCGACAAAATCGTTCCGGGACTTCCCCGGCCTGGACTACCTGCGTGCGGCCGTTTCATCCGTGAGCGTGCCGTGCTTTGCCATCGGCGGAATCACACTGAACAACCTGGATCAGATCATCGCGGCGGGAGCAAGTCGCGTCGCGGTGTCGTCGGCTGTGCTGTCCTCGGATGCTCCCGGCGACGTCGTTCGCGAAATGGCGTCGCGGATTCGCGAAACCGGCGCGTCGCCCGAGTAG
- a CDS encoding ATP-dependent Clp protease ATP-binding subunit: MYERFTDRARKVMQLANQEAQRFNHEYIGTEHILLGLVKEGSGVAANVLKNLDVDLRKIRIEVEKIVQTGPDMVTMGKLPQTPRAKKVIEYAMEEARNLNHNYVGTEHLLLGLLREQEGVAAQVLMNLGMKLEDVRDEVLNLLGHGMEAAEGAASERSEGGSQSRGSRSKTPALDSFGRDLTELARQKKLDPVIGREREIERVIQILCRRQKNNPVLLGEAGVGKTAIVEGFAQMVVDGSVPDLLADRRIIVLDLAMMVAGTKYRGQFEERIKAVMNEVRRAKNTILFIDELHTLVGAGGAEGAIDASNVLKPALSRGELQVVGATTLDEYRKYIEKDGALERRFQTVVVDPPSPSQAVEILKGLRERYEEHHRVQITDDALETAVEMSSRYITARCLPDKAIDVIDEAGARIRLKSMVRPPDLKEIEDEIQRLNQAKEDAVAEQQFEKAASLRDQSDKLRKKKDQLTDEWREKSKQTDGVVDAEVVAEVVARMTGIPLTRLSSEDAVRLLQMEDELHKRVISQHEAITQVCKAVRRSRSGLKDPKRPTGAFLFSGPTGVGKTLLAKTLAEFMFGDDDALIQIDMSEYMEKHNVSRLIGAPPGYVGYEEGGQLTEKIRRRPYAVVLLDEIEKAHPDVFNMLLQIMEEGHLTDSFGRTVDFKNVVLIMTTNAGASKMAHGGSMGLHTLRESDDKRSYEEMKTHLMHELQKQFKPEFLGRLDEVVVFQKLTREELMQIVDIELAKVYDRLLERGLKLVLSDEARGFIIDKGEADDGLDYGARPLRRSVERFVEDPLSEELLRGSFEGKNLIRVKVTEVGDQKQLKFESEFVEGSAADKPAEGELAGVGSAESGKE, translated from the coding sequence ATGTACGAACGTTTTACCGACCGGGCACGGAAGGTCATGCAACTGGCCAACCAGGAAGCTCAGCGATTTAACCACGAATATATTGGCACGGAACACATCCTGCTGGGCCTGGTCAAAGAAGGTTCCGGCGTCGCCGCTAATGTGCTGAAGAATCTTGACGTCGATCTTCGAAAGATTCGCATTGAGGTGGAAAAGATCGTTCAGACGGGGCCGGACATGGTCACGATGGGGAAACTCCCCCAGACTCCGCGAGCGAAAAAAGTCATCGAATACGCGATGGAAGAAGCGCGGAATCTGAACCACAACTACGTCGGCACCGAACACCTGCTGCTGGGTCTGCTGCGCGAACAGGAAGGCGTCGCGGCTCAGGTGCTGATGAACCTGGGGATGAAGCTGGAAGACGTCCGCGACGAAGTTCTGAATCTGCTGGGTCACGGCATGGAAGCGGCGGAAGGTGCCGCCAGCGAACGCAGCGAAGGCGGTTCGCAAAGCCGCGGTTCGCGCAGCAAGACTCCGGCACTCGACAGTTTCGGCCGCGACCTGACGGAACTCGCGCGGCAGAAGAAGCTGGATCCCGTCATCGGTCGTGAACGGGAAATCGAGCGCGTAATCCAGATTCTGTGCCGTCGCCAGAAGAACAATCCGGTGCTGCTGGGAGAAGCGGGTGTCGGCAAAACGGCCATCGTCGAAGGCTTCGCTCAGATGGTCGTCGACGGTTCGGTTCCTGATCTGCTGGCGGATCGCCGGATCATTGTGCTGGACCTGGCGATGATGGTGGCCGGAACCAAATACCGCGGCCAGTTCGAAGAACGCATCAAAGCCGTGATGAACGAAGTTCGCCGCGCGAAGAACACGATTCTGTTTATCGACGAACTGCACACTCTGGTGGGAGCGGGCGGTGCCGAAGGCGCCATCGACGCGTCCAACGTACTGAAGCCGGCGCTCAGCCGCGGTGAACTGCAGGTCGTCGGCGCTACGACGCTGGATGAATACCGCAAGTACATCGAAAAGGACGGTGCTCTGGAACGTCGCTTCCAGACCGTCGTTGTCGATCCTCCGTCTCCGTCACAGGCCGTCGAGATTCTGAAAGGACTGCGGGAACGCTATGAGGAACATCACCGCGTTCAGATCACCGACGACGCGCTGGAAACCGCCGTCGAAATGTCTTCCCGCTACATCACCGCTCGCTGTCTGCCCGACAAGGCGATCGACGTGATCGACGAGGCGGGTGCCCGCATTCGCCTGAAGTCGATGGTCCGGCCGCCGGACCTGAAGGAAATTGAAGACGAAATCCAGCGGCTGAACCAGGCCAAGGAAGACGCCGTCGCCGAACAGCAGTTCGAAAAGGCGGCGTCGCTGCGGGACCAGTCCGACAAACTTCGCAAGAAGAAGGACCAACTGACCGATGAGTGGCGTGAAAAATCCAAGCAGACGGACGGCGTCGTCGATGCCGAAGTCGTCGCGGAAGTCGTCGCCAGAATGACGGGAATCCCGCTGACTCGCCTGTCCAGCGAAGATGCGGTGCGCCTGCTGCAGATGGAAGACGAACTGCACAAGCGAGTCATCAGCCAGCACGAAGCGATTACTCAGGTGTGCAAAGCCGTTCGCCGAAGTCGCAGCGGTCTGAAGGATCCGAAACGTCCCACCGGAGCGTTCCTGTTTTCCGGACCCACCGGCGTCGGAAAAACGCTGCTGGCAAAAACGCTGGCGGAATTCATGTTCGGCGACGACGACGCTCTGATTCAGATCGATATGTCGGAATACATGGAAAAGCACAACGTCAGCCGGCTGATCGGTGCTCCTCCCGGCTACGTCGGCTACGAAGAAGGCGGGCAACTGACGGAAAAAATCCGTCGCCGTCCCTACGCCGTTGTGCTGCTGGACGAAATCGAAAAGGCGCATCCGGACGTCTTCAACATGCTGCTGCAGATCATGGAAGAAGGCCATCTGACGGACAGTTTCGGTCGCACCGTCGACTTCAAGAACGTTGTCCTGATCATGACCACCAACGCCGGAGCCAGCAAGATGGCTCACGGTGGCAGCATGGGCCTGCACACGCTGCGGGAATCCGATGACAAGCGTTCTTACGAGGAAATGAAGACTCACCTGATGCATGAGCTGCAGAAGCAGTTCAAGCCGGAGTTCCTGGGCCGTCTGGACGAGGTTGTTGTCTTCCAGAAACTGACTCGCGAAGAATTAATGCAGATCGTCGACATTGAACTGGCCAAGGTCTACGACCGGTTGCTGGAACGCGGCCTGAAGCTGGTGCTGTCCGACGAAGCTCGCGGATTCATCATCGACAAGGGCGAAGCTGACGATGGTCTGGATTATGGTGCTCGACCGCTGCGACGCAGTGTCGAACGATTCGTCGAAGATCCGCTGTCCGAAGAACTGCTGCGAGGCTCCTTCGAAGGCAAGAATCTGATCCGCGTTAAAGTCACGGAAGTCGGCGACCAGAAGCAACTGAAGTTCGAGAGTGAATTTGTGGAAGGTTCCGCAGCCGACAAACCGGCCGAAGGCGAACTTGCCGGCGTCGGCAGCGCGGAATCCGGCAAGGAATAG
- a CDS encoding rhomboid family intramembrane serine protease, whose amino-acid sequence MASFSEFEANPLTADTHTTASERISTSRVKLLMGLDNRDYLRDESVYDDGYGQPEPRTQMSMVVRIVVATVVVFVLQVFLTRNGESLVTNWLALTPDDLFRGQIWRLLTYAFCHSRQDVLHILFNMYILWMLGREVSRLTGEKEFLFFYLASAIFAGIVSVCFYQLMGLPATIIGASGAVMAVFLLFAMHYPRQKLFLFGVLGIEVRWLLAAFVAFDALPVVVTILQGSEAAIRNAAEQARNGKAMTANSAHLGGLLFGYLYFRWNMRLTRWWDNVSGRAAGMKRPKSSLKVYNPVTQPEPDLSDRVDEILDKISREGEASLTSRERRILTQASEQLKKSKR is encoded by the coding sequence ATGGCATCGTTCAGCGAATTCGAAGCCAATCCGCTGACCGCCGACACGCATACGACGGCTTCTGAACGGATTTCGACTTCACGGGTGAAGCTGCTGATGGGACTGGATAACCGCGACTATCTGCGCGACGAAAGCGTCTACGACGACGGTTACGGGCAGCCGGAACCACGCACGCAAATGAGCATGGTGGTCAGAATCGTTGTCGCGACGGTTGTGGTCTTTGTCCTGCAGGTGTTTCTGACCCGAAACGGCGAATCACTGGTCACCAACTGGCTGGCGCTGACACCGGACGACTTGTTCCGCGGACAGATCTGGCGGCTGTTGACGTATGCGTTCTGTCACAGTCGGCAGGACGTGCTGCACATCCTGTTCAACATGTACATTCTCTGGATGCTTGGCCGTGAAGTTTCCCGGCTGACCGGGGAGAAGGAGTTTCTGTTCTTCTACCTGGCGTCGGCGATCTTCGCCGGAATTGTCTCGGTGTGCTTCTATCAGTTGATGGGACTGCCGGCGACAATCATCGGAGCATCCGGTGCGGTAATGGCCGTGTTTCTGCTGTTTGCGATGCATTATCCCCGGCAGAAGCTGTTTCTGTTCGGCGTATTGGGCATCGAAGTCCGCTGGCTGCTGGCCGCTTTTGTGGCGTTCGACGCGCTGCCGGTTGTTGTCACCATTCTGCAGGGAAGCGAAGCCGCCATCCGAAACGCCGCCGAACAGGCACGGAACGGAAAAGCGATGACCGCCAATTCCGCTCACCTTGGCGGACTGCTGTTCGGCTATCTCTACTTCCGCTGGAACATGCGGCTGACTCGCTGGTGGGATAATGTCTCCGGCCGAGCCGCCGGGATGAAACGCCCAAAGTCCAGCCTGAAGGTCTACAATCCCGTCACTCAGCCCGAACCGGATCTGTCGGACCGTGTCGATGAGATTCTGGACAAGATCAGTCGCGAAGGCGAAGCCAGCCTGACGTCCCGCGAACGCAGGATCCTGACTCAGGCCAGCGAACAGCTTAAGAAAAGCAAACGCTGA
- the uvrB gene encoding excinuclease ABC subunit UvrB, with amino-acid sequence MSQKFEIASEFAPAGDQPKAIESLVRGIREGKHTQVLLGVTGSGKTFTMANVIQQVQKPTLVLSHNKTLAAQLYSEFREFFPNNAVTYFVSYYDYYQPEAYIPQRDIYIEKDASINEEIDRLRLLATSALVSRRDVIVVATVSCIYGLGSPKDYLDMMIPLHVGQQIDRDALLLRLVDIQYDRNDFDPGRAKFRVRGDVIECWPAYEEFAYRIELWGDEVEKLSMIDPVSGRESASLKEIYIYPAKHFVLPQSRVDNALDEIREELETSLEQFRKEGKLLEAQRLAARTRYDMELMKETGFCPGIENYSRALAGRKPGEPPYTLYDFFPDDFLMFVDESHVTIPQIRAMHAGDHARKTTLVEHGFRIPMAKDNRPLTFDEWRAKQKDLILVSATPADWELEQTHGEVVEQVIRPTGLVDPAIRIEPARGQVPHLLGAIRQRAEIGERTLVTTLTKRLAEDLVGYMKEEGIRCEWLHSELDAIERVEILRELREGVHDAVVGVNLLREGLDLPEVSLVAILDADKEGFLRSETSLIQTIGRSARNVNAEVILYADSVTDSMQRAIDETERRRRIQIAYNEAHGITPETIRKAIRKGIEEEIAARRVERESAGISNEEQFVTEEFIRELEAEMLAAAEQLDFERAAQLRDRVHQLKQKLGQPVPDDPGSKAAGFAKKGRRKSKSRRR; translated from the coding sequence ATGTCTCAGAAGTTTGAAATCGCCAGCGAGTTTGCTCCGGCGGGAGACCAGCCCAAAGCCATCGAATCGCTGGTGCGCGGCATTCGCGAGGGCAAGCACACTCAGGTACTGCTGGGCGTCACCGGTTCCGGCAAGACGTTCACGATGGCCAACGTAATTCAGCAGGTGCAGAAGCCCACGCTGGTGCTGTCACACAACAAGACGCTGGCGGCTCAGTTGTATTCCGAGTTCCGCGAATTCTTCCCGAACAACGCCGTCACGTACTTCGTCAGCTACTACGACTACTATCAGCCCGAAGCCTACATTCCTCAGCGCGACATCTACATTGAGAAAGACGCGTCGATCAATGAAGAAATCGACCGGCTGCGGCTGCTGGCGACGAGTGCTCTGGTCAGCCGCCGCGACGTGATTGTGGTCGCGACCGTCAGTTGCATTTACGGTCTGGGTTCTCCGAAGGATTACCTGGACATGATGATCCCGCTGCACGTCGGCCAGCAGATCGATCGCGACGCGCTGCTGCTGCGGCTGGTCGACATTCAATACGACCGCAACGACTTCGATCCCGGCCGGGCAAAGTTTCGCGTGAGAGGCGACGTGATTGAATGCTGGCCGGCGTACGAAGAGTTTGCCTATCGCATCGAATTGTGGGGCGACGAAGTGGAGAAGCTGAGCATGATCGATCCGGTGTCGGGCAGGGAATCGGCGTCGCTGAAGGAAATCTACATCTACCCGGCCAAGCACTTCGTTCTGCCGCAAAGCCGCGTCGACAACGCCCTGGACGAAATCCGCGAAGAGCTGGAAACGTCGCTGGAACAGTTTCGGAAGGAAGGCAAACTGCTGGAAGCTCAGCGACTGGCGGCTCGCACGCGCTACGACATGGAACTCATGAAGGAAACCGGTTTCTGTCCGGGCATTGAAAACTACAGCCGTGCTCTGGCAGGCCGGAAACCGGGAGAACCGCCCTACACTCTGTACGATTTCTTTCCCGACGACTTCCTGATGTTCGTCGACGAATCGCACGTCACGATTCCTCAGATCCGGGCGATGCACGCCGGCGACCACGCGCGCAAGACAACCCTGGTCGAGCACGGTTTTCGGATTCCGATGGCGAAGGACAACCGGCCGCTGACGTTCGACGAATGGCGCGCGAAACAAAAGGACCTGATTCTGGTGTCCGCGACTCCGGCCGACTGGGAACTGGAACAGACGCACGGCGAAGTCGTCGAACAGGTCATTCGTCCGACCGGTCTGGTCGATCCGGCAATTCGCATCGAACCCGCTCGCGGCCAGGTGCCTCACCTGCTGGGCGCCATTCGTCAGCGGGCCGAAATCGGTGAGCGAACTCTGGTCACGACACTGACGAAACGACTTGCCGAAGATCTGGTCGGCTATATGAAGGAAGAAGGCATCCGCTGCGAATGGCTGCACAGCGAACTGGATGCGATTGAACGAGTCGAAATTCTGCGTGAACTGCGCGAAGGCGTTCACGACGCCGTCGTGGGAGTCAACCTGCTGCGGGAAGGTCTGGACCTGCCCGAAGTTTCGCTGGTGGCGATTCTGGACGCCGACAAGGAAGGCTTTCTGCGCAGCGAAACCAGTCTGATTCAGACAATCGGCCGTTCCGCGCGCAACGTCAACGCCGAAGTCATTTTGTACGCCGACAGTGTCACGGACAGCATGCAGCGCGCGATCGACGAAACGGAACGACGCCGCAGAATTCAGATCGCCTACAACGAAGCTCACGGAATCACGCCGGAAACAATTCGCAAAGCAATCCGCAAAGGGATCGAAGAAGAAATCGCTGCTCGCAGAGTCGAACGCGAATCGGCCGGGATTTCCAACGAGGAACAGTTCGTGACGGAAGAATTCATACGCGAACTGGAAGCCGAAATGCTGGCGGCCGCCGAACAACTCGATTTCGAACGAGCGGCTCAGTTGCGAGACCGAGTTCACCAGTTGAAGCAAAAACTGGGGCAGCCCGTCCCGGACGACCCGGGCAGCAAAGCCGCCGGCTTCGCGAAAAAGGGCCGACGAAAATCGAAGTCGCGGCGCCGGTAA
- a CDS encoding phosphoribosyltransferase family protein, with protein sequence MLKQTLDSGRSMLCAGMDVVFPQRCLACATRIDTPARARGRLLHVCDNCRCLLAPEIPWSCQRCGAAVGAFAKTHDGCRHCRGRTLRFRSVTCLGMYEAALRKAILHAKWSFSTVGVRTLAGLLADARRDEFSTLKMDLILPIPQSWQGRLLRHFNPAHSIADELGRTLRVPADRHVLRRRRNPRPQKRVPVLQRFENQHGSFRVQNDNHLRGATVLLVDDVLTTGATCSEATRVLKQHGAKQVHVAVLARVLDHSA encoded by the coding sequence ATGCTGAAGCAAACTCTTGACTCCGGAAGATCGATGCTGTGCGCCGGAATGGACGTCGTCTTTCCTCAGCGCTGTCTGGCCTGCGCGACGCGGATCGACACGCCGGCGCGGGCGCGCGGCAGGTTGCTTCACGTCTGCGACAACTGCCGATGCTTGCTGGCCCCGGAGATTCCGTGGTCGTGTCAGCGCTGCGGCGCCGCCGTTGGAGCATTCGCGAAGACTCACGACGGCTGCCGGCACTGCCGCGGCCGGACGCTGCGTTTCCGATCGGTGACGTGTCTGGGCATGTACGAAGCGGCACTCAGGAAGGCGATTCTTCACGCGAAATGGTCGTTTTCCACGGTCGGCGTCAGAACTCTGGCCGGACTTCTGGCCGACGCGCGCCGTGACGAATTCTCGACGCTGAAGATGGATCTCATTCTGCCGATTCCGCAAAGCTGGCAGGGCCGGCTGCTTCGCCATTTCAATCCGGCTCATTCAATCGCCGACGAATTGGGACGAACACTGCGGGTCCCCGCGGATCGCCACGTCCTGCGACGAAGACGCAACCCGCGTCCTCAGAAGCGAGTCCCCGTGCTGCAGCGGTTCGAGAATCAGCACGGGTCGTTTCGAGTGCAGAATGACAACCATTTGCGGGGAGCGACCGTGCTGCTCGTCGATGATGTCCTGACCACCGGAGCGACATGCAGCGAAGCGACTCGCGTGTTGAAGCAGCACGGAGCCAAACAGGTTCACGTCGCGGTGCTGGCCCGCGTGCTGGATCATTCGGCGTGA
- the nadD gene encoding nicotinate-nucleotide adenylyltransferase, with protein MRLGILGGTFDPVHFGHLLLAETCRQELHLDQVRLIPAGMPPHKTGVRITDGHVRADMLKLAVSGYPEFVVDRREIRRSGRSFTVDTLKELRDEAPDAELFFLMGADSLRDVPSWREPERIAELATIVAVNRPGTESPSAPQVVAWVGAELAERVIVLSMPGTDISATDLRQRVASRRGLRFLTPRAVEVFIEQHGLYLPNEISPDQISPDENVCDLNRPRE; from the coding sequence ATGCGTCTGGGAATTCTCGGCGGCACTTTCGACCCCGTCCATTTTGGCCACCTGCTGCTGGCCGAAACGTGCCGCCAGGAACTGCATCTGGATCAGGTACGCCTGATTCCCGCCGGAATGCCGCCCCACAAAACCGGTGTTCGGATCACCGATGGACATGTGCGAGCTGACATGCTGAAGCTGGCGGTTTCCGGCTATCCGGAATTTGTCGTCGACCGGCGCGAGATCAGACGATCGGGCCGTTCGTTTACCGTCGATACGCTGAAGGAACTCCGCGACGAAGCACCGGACGCCGAGCTGTTCTTCCTGATGGGAGCGGACTCACTTCGCGACGTTCCGTCCTGGCGCGAACCGGAGCGAATTGCGGAACTGGCCACGATTGTTGCCGTGAACCGTCCCGGAACCGAATCGCCGTCCGCGCCGCAGGTCGTCGCGTGGGTTGGCGCAGAACTGGCGGAACGCGTGATCGTGCTGTCCATGCCGGGCACTGACATTTCCGCAACGGACCTGAGGCAGCGAGTGGCTTCCCGCCGCGGCCTGCGATTTCTGACTCCCCGCGCCGTTGAGGTCTTCATCGAACAACACGGACTGTATCTGCCGAACGAAATCTCGCCGGACCAAATCTCGCCGGACGAAAACGTGTGCGATTTGAATCGCCCCCGTGAATAG
- a CDS encoding NAD(P)/FAD-dependent oxidoreductase, whose translation MAQQHDVVILGGGPAGSTAATILAQQGLNVVVLEKEHFPRFHIGESLLPATVRIFDRLGVHDRIRDTCIRKPGGKWLYGSKEVAGDFSRPDGKAGFHQNPYSYLVERSVFDEILSDRAAECGADVKFGCEVTDIVTTGDRLTGVRYRDPQGAEKEVAARQIIDATGLRSLIPSKLRLRHRTAPHRMGIYAQYAADPGREDSREGWFLGQMFYDGWTWLLRLPERRYSIGVVLSIDRFRRSGMSPAELLEHLVDNNELLNTGMSADRRRISDVMVTGHMGNTSDELAGEGWVTVGDAAYFIDPCYSSGVHLAMNSAEMVADVIAGCSRDVDVPLSAFDAYQREMRAHEKSVHRMVDAFYIASRNTSVQKLVTTLQGGYFSRKFVTFVGGDFRKNASFITRFRIYSKIVGSLFGNDPSLRPENSPDYLIDRSIPAGPAEWPGRVPQEGMSA comes from the coding sequence ATGGCGCAGCAACATGACGTTGTAATTCTTGGCGGCGGGCCGGCGGGAAGCACAGCCGCGACAATTCTGGCTCAGCAGGGCCTGAACGTCGTGGTGCTGGAGAAGGAACATTTCCCGCGGTTTCACATCGGCGAATCTCTGCTTCCCGCGACGGTCCGCATCTTCGACCGGCTGGGAGTTCACGATCGGATTCGCGACACATGCATTCGCAAGCCCGGCGGCAAGTGGCTTTATGGATCAAAGGAAGTCGCCGGAGACTTCAGCCGTCCCGACGGAAAAGCGGGCTTTCACCAGAACCCGTATTCCTACCTGGTCGAGCGGTCCGTCTTCGATGAAATCCTGAGCGATCGCGCGGCCGAATGCGGCGCGGACGTGAAGTTCGGCTGCGAAGTGACGGACATCGTCACCACCGGCGATCGACTGACGGGAGTCCGTTACCGTGATCCGCAGGGCGCCGAGAAGGAAGTGGCCGCCCGGCAGATTATTGACGCCACCGGGCTGCGATCGCTGATCCCGTCAAAGCTGCGGCTGCGGCATCGCACGGCGCCGCATCGCATGGGCATCTATGCTCAGTACGCCGCCGATCCCGGACGTGAAGATTCCCGGGAAGGCTGGTTTCTGGGACAGATGTTCTACGACGGCTGGACGTGGCTGCTGCGGCTGCCGGAACGGCGATATTCCATCGGTGTCGTGCTGTCGATCGACCGGTTCCGCAGATCCGGCATGTCTCCGGCGGAGCTGCTGGAACACCTGGTCGACAACAACGAGCTGCTGAACACCGGCATGTCGGCGGACCGCAGACGAATTTCCGATGTGATGGTCACCGGGCACATGGGCAATACGTCGGATGAACTTGCCGGAGAAGGCTGGGTCACGGTGGGGGACGCGGCCTACTTCATCGACCCGTGCTACTCATCCGGCGTTCATCTGGCGATGAATTCCGCGGAAATGGTGGCGGACGTGATCGCCGGCTGTTCGCGCGACGTGGACGTTCCGCTGAGCGCATTTGACGCCTACCAGCGAGAAATGCGGGCTCACGAAAAATCCGTCCACCGGATGGTCGACGCGTTCTACATCGCCAGCAGAAACACGTCGGTGCAGAAGCTGGTTACGACTCTGCAGGGCGGGTATTTTTCGCGAAAGTTCGTGACGTTTGTCGGCGGCGACTTCCGGAAAAACGCCAGCTTCATCACGCGATTCCGGATCTATTCGAAGATCGTCGGATCGCTGTTCGGAAACGATCCGTCGCTGCGGCCGGAAAATTCGCCCGACTATCTGATCGACCGCAGCATTCCGGCGGGACCGGCGGAGTGGCCCGGCCGCGTGCCGCAGGAAGGGATGTCGGCCTGA